In Effusibacillus pohliae DSM 22757, a genomic segment contains:
- a CDS encoding Hsp20/alpha crystallin family protein, whose protein sequence is MALIPFEPFRHLENVRRELDRFFTPGVPFGWLTGTEGNFGVPRIDVYETDNEVVATCDLPGLEKKEDVQIDIDNNVLTISGTINRVNEVRDERMHRQERFVGRFHRSVTLPARVAAEGVKASYRNGVLEVRMPKLQTDTRRRIDVEFH, encoded by the coding sequence ATGGCGTTGATTCCTTTTGAACCGTTCCGCCATCTGGAAAATGTGCGGCGGGAGCTGGACCGATTTTTCACGCCGGGCGTGCCGTTCGGATGGTTGACCGGCACGGAGGGGAATTTTGGCGTTCCACGGATCGATGTGTATGAAACGGACAATGAAGTCGTGGCCACCTGCGATCTTCCCGGGCTGGAGAAAAAGGAAGATGTGCAGATCGACATCGACAACAATGTGCTGACGATCAGCGGCACCATCAACCGTGTGAATGAGGTGAGAGACGAGCGAATGCACAGACAGGAGCGGTTTGTCGGACGTTTCCACCGCTCGGTCACGCTGCCTGCTCGTGTTGCGGCGGAAGGCGTGAAAGCAAGTTACCGAAACGGCGTGCTGGAAGTGCGCATGCCGAAACTGCAGACGGATACAAGACGACGGATCGACGTAGAGTTTCACTAA
- the alaS gene encoding alanine--tRNA ligase, producing MKSSEIREKFLRFFASKGHDIVPSASLVPYNDPSLLWINAGMAPLKKYFDGSEIPKNPRMTNSQKCIRTNDIENVGKTARHHTFFEMLGNFSIGDYFKREAIHWAWEFLTSKEWIGFDKDRLYVTIHHEDDEAFKIWHEEIGLPESKIARTEDDNFWDIGEGPCGPCSEIFYDRYPEKGQPEQFHPDLDGGTRFLEVWNLVFSQFNHNPDGTYTELPKKNIDTGAGLERLCSILQNSETNFDTDLFLPIIEETSRIAGKPYREKEEWDVAFKVIADHVRTVTFSIGDGALPSNEGRGYVIRRLLRRAVRYGKVLGIEKPFLFSLVKVVGDIMGVYYPEVVEKREFIERVIKAEEERFSETLQEGENLLADVIARVKAEGRTVIPGDDVFRLYDTYGFPIDLTEDIAFENGLTVDREGFEKALQEQRERARAARKDVSSMQVQNTVFDELGELVSTFVGYTELASSGKVLAILKDGQIAKSAQEGDVAEVVLDHTPFYAESGGQVADTGIISVGEKAQLQVLDVQKAPNGYHLHKVQVISGEVEVFDTVEAAIDEAKRADIIKNHTGTHLLHKALREVLGDHVAQAGSLVEADRLRFDFSHLSAMTPEEIEAVERKVNEQIWANLPVEISEMPLEEAKKLGAMALFGEKYGDVVRVVKAGDYSIELCGGCHVRRTGEIGIFKIVSESSIAAGIRRIEAVTGRGAYQYMQQQSKLLEEIAGKLKSNVKDIPVRVEALQSNVKELTKEIESLKGKLASYEVKGLLDKVQQVEGISYIAAEVAGLDSDALRNVAEDLRNRIGSGVVVVGAANDGKVNFVAGVTKDLVAKGLQAGKIVKEVAAITGGGGGGRPELAQAGGRDAAKLADAIAQVPNILKNQLANAR from the coding sequence ATGAAATCGTCTGAAATTCGTGAGAAGTTTCTGCGTTTTTTTGCATCGAAAGGGCATGATATTGTACCAAGCGCAAGCCTGGTTCCGTACAACGACCCGTCGCTTTTGTGGATCAACGCCGGGATGGCGCCGCTCAAAAAATATTTTGACGGCAGCGAGATTCCGAAGAATCCGAGGATGACCAACTCGCAAAAATGCATCCGCACCAATGACATCGAAAACGTGGGGAAGACCGCCCGGCACCATACGTTTTTCGAAATGCTCGGCAACTTCTCGATCGGCGACTATTTCAAGCGGGAAGCGATTCACTGGGCGTGGGAGTTTCTGACCTCGAAAGAGTGGATCGGGTTTGACAAAGACCGCCTGTATGTGACGATCCATCATGAAGACGACGAGGCGTTCAAAATCTGGCACGAAGAGATCGGGCTGCCGGAATCGAAAATCGCCCGCACGGAAGACGACAACTTCTGGGATATCGGCGAGGGGCCGTGCGGACCGTGCTCCGAAATTTTTTACGACCGCTATCCGGAAAAAGGACAGCCGGAGCAGTTCCATCCGGATCTGGACGGCGGCACCCGCTTCCTGGAAGTGTGGAACCTGGTGTTCTCGCAATTCAACCATAACCCGGACGGCACCTACACTGAGCTGCCGAAGAAAAACATCGACACCGGCGCCGGGCTGGAGCGGCTCTGTTCGATTTTGCAAAACAGCGAAACGAACTTCGACACCGACCTGTTTTTGCCGATCATTGAGGAGACAAGTCGGATCGCCGGCAAGCCGTACCGTGAAAAAGAAGAATGGGACGTGGCCTTCAAGGTGATCGCCGACCATGTGCGCACGGTCACGTTCTCGATCGGCGACGGTGCGCTTCCGTCAAATGAGGGGCGCGGCTATGTGATTCGCCGGTTGCTGCGGCGGGCGGTCCGCTACGGAAAAGTGCTGGGCATCGAAAAGCCGTTCCTGTTCTCGCTGGTGAAAGTAGTCGGTGACATCATGGGCGTGTACTATCCGGAAGTCGTCGAAAAACGGGAATTTATCGAGCGGGTGATTAAAGCGGAAGAGGAACGTTTCTCGGAGACGCTGCAGGAAGGCGAGAACTTGCTGGCTGACGTGATCGCCCGTGTGAAAGCGGAGGGCAGAACGGTGATTCCCGGCGACGATGTGTTCCGTCTGTACGACACGTACGGATTCCCGATCGACCTGACGGAGGACATCGCGTTTGAAAACGGCCTGACTGTGGACCGCGAAGGCTTCGAAAAAGCGCTGCAGGAACAGCGGGAACGGGCCCGCGCCGCTCGCAAGGACGTGTCGTCGATGCAGGTGCAGAACACCGTTTTTGACGAGCTTGGCGAACTCGTTTCAACGTTTGTCGGTTATACGGAACTGGCTTCGTCCGGAAAAGTGCTGGCGATTTTGAAGGATGGGCAGATTGCAAAATCGGCGCAGGAAGGCGACGTGGCCGAAGTGGTGCTTGACCACACCCCGTTTTACGCGGAATCGGGCGGACAGGTGGCCGATACGGGCATCATCTCCGTCGGCGAGAAAGCGCAGCTGCAGGTACTGGATGTACAGAAGGCGCCGAACGGCTACCATCTGCACAAGGTGCAGGTGATCTCCGGCGAGGTTGAAGTGTTCGACACGGTGGAAGCGGCGATTGACGAAGCGAAGCGGGCCGACATCATCAAGAACCACACGGGCACGCATCTGCTGCACAAGGCGCTGCGGGAAGTGCTGGGCGATCATGTGGCACAAGCCGGTTCGCTGGTGGAAGCGGACCGCCTGCGGTTTGACTTCTCCCATCTGAGTGCGATGACGCCGGAGGAAATCGAGGCTGTCGAGCGGAAAGTGAACGAACAGATCTGGGCCAACCTGCCGGTCGAGATCAGCGAAATGCCGCTGGAAGAAGCGAAAAAACTGGGCGCCATGGCATTGTTCGGCGAAAAATACGGCGATGTGGTGCGCGTGGTCAAGGCGGGCGACTACTCGATCGAACTGTGCGGCGGTTGCCATGTGCGGCGAACCGGGGAAATCGGGATTTTTAAAATCGTGTCCGAGTCGTCGATCGCGGCGGGCATCCGGCGGATTGAAGCGGTCACCGGCCGCGGCGCATACCAGTATATGCAGCAGCAGAGCAAGCTGCTGGAGGAAATTGCGGGCAAGCTGAAATCGAACGTGAAGGACATTCCGGTGCGGGTCGAAGCGTTGCAGTCGAACGTGAAGGAACTAACGAAGGAAATCGAATCGTTGAAGGGCAAGCTGGCTTCCTACGAAGTGAAAGGGTTGCTTGACAAAGTGCAGCAGGTGGAAGGCATTTCGTACATCGCGGCGGAAGTGGCCGGATTGGATTCGGACGCTCTCCGCAATGTGGCGGAGGATCTGCGGAACCGGATCGGTTCCGGCGTCGTCGTGGTTGGTGCGGCGAATGACGGAAAAGTGAATTTTGTCGCTGGCGTCACGAAAGACCTTGTGGCCAAAGGTCTGCAGGCCGGCAAGATCGTCAAGGAAGTGGCGGCGATTACGGGCGGCGGCGGCGGCGGACGCCCCGAACTGGCACAGGCGGGCGGAAGGGATGCCGCCAAACTGGCGGATGCGATCGCCCAGGTCCCGAACATCCTGAAAAATCAGCTGGCGAATGCGCGGTAA
- a CDS encoding type II toxin-antitoxin system PemK/MazF family toxin: MNVRRGDIFFAELSPVVGSEQGGFRPVLILQNDIGNRFSPTVIVAAITAQIQKAKLPTHVEVKAEPNGLERDSVILLEQIRTIDKQRLTDKITHLDDEMMSRVNEALMISLGLIEF; the protein is encoded by the coding sequence GTGAATGTGAGGCGTGGGGATATTTTTTTTGCGGAATTGTCACCTGTGGTCGGTTCCGAACAGGGTGGGTTCCGCCCCGTGCTGATTCTCCAGAACGACATCGGTAATCGATTCAGTCCGACTGTGATTGTGGCGGCGATCACCGCACAGATCCAAAAAGCCAAACTTCCCACGCATGTTGAAGTCAAAGCGGAACCGAACGGACTGGAACGTGACTCCGTGATTCTGCTGGAACAGATTCGAACAATCGACAAGCAGCGGTTGACCGATAAAATCACCCACCTGGACGATGAAATGATGTCCAGGGTGAATGAAGCACTGATGATCTCGCTTGGGTTAATTGAATTTTGA
- a CDS encoding CopG family ribbon-helix-helix protein, translated as MLSNTKRIMVSIPNHLLQEMDGIVAQENSNRSELIRKAMRMYLNERKKHYIRETMQRGYLEMAKINLNIASEAFQAEEEAEITLDRLVSGV; from the coding sequence ATGTTGTCAAACACAAAACGGATTATGGTCAGTATTCCCAATCACCTTCTCCAGGAAATGGATGGTATCGTGGCACAGGAAAATTCCAACCGGAGCGAACTGATTCGAAAAGCGATGCGCATGTACCTGAACGAACGGAAAAAACATTACATTCGCGAAACGATGCAGCGCGGCTATCTGGAAATGGCGAAAATTAACCTGAACATCGCATCGGAAGCGTTTCAGGCTGAAGAAGAGGCGGAAATCACTCTAGATCGGCTTGTAAGCGGGGTGTAG
- the alr gene encoding alanine racemase: protein MIRPTWAEVNLANIAHNVREFRRILPVQTRLLAAVKADGYGHGAVQVAKQALAAGVSYLAVASVEEAVELRKAGIAAPILVLGYTPPEASRVVVRWDLTQTVFQSETLEALAQTARAAGKKARVHIKVDTGMGRIGLQAEEAADFICAAADREGIEVEGVFSHFATADEADNTYTERQIARWKRLLAELEARGVRIALRHIANSAAAIQYPEMAYDMVRIGISLYGLYPSKQVDRSKVELRQALRLVTKIVHLKTLPRGAGVSYGATKVEREQAVIATLPVGYGDGYSRLLSGKAQVLIRGQRAAVIGRICMDQCMVDVTDVEGVSVGDEVVLYGGQGENFISLDEVADWMGTISYEVACALGKRVPRTYVL, encoded by the coding sequence ATGATTCGACCAACTTGGGCGGAAGTCAATCTTGCCAATATTGCACATAACGTACGGGAATTTCGCAGAATTTTGCCGGTGCAGACGCGGCTTCTGGCGGCCGTGAAAGCGGACGGATACGGACATGGTGCGGTGCAGGTGGCGAAACAGGCGCTGGCAGCCGGCGTTTCTTACCTGGCGGTGGCCAGCGTGGAAGAAGCGGTCGAACTGCGAAAAGCGGGCATCGCAGCGCCGATTTTGGTATTGGGGTATACGCCGCCGGAGGCCTCCCGAGTGGTGGTTCGCTGGGATCTGACGCAAACGGTGTTTCAGTCGGAGACGCTTGAGGCACTGGCGCAAACGGCGCGGGCGGCGGGAAAAAAGGCTCGCGTGCACATCAAGGTGGACACCGGTATGGGGCGGATCGGTCTGCAGGCGGAGGAGGCGGCCGATTTTATCTGTGCGGCGGCGGACCGCGAAGGAATCGAAGTGGAAGGCGTGTTTTCCCACTTTGCGACGGCGGACGAAGCGGACAATACCTATACGGAGCGGCAGATCGCGAGGTGGAAACGTCTGCTGGCGGAGCTTGAGGCACGCGGCGTGCGGATTGCGCTGCGGCACATCGCCAACAGCGCGGCCGCCATCCAATATCCGGAGATGGCGTACGATATGGTGCGGATCGGAATCTCGCTGTATGGGCTGTATCCATCGAAACAGGTGGACCGGTCAAAAGTGGAGTTGCGGCAAGCGCTGCGGCTGGTGACGAAAATCGTCCACCTGAAAACCTTGCCGCGCGGGGCGGGCGTTTCGTACGGAGCGACGAAGGTGGAACGGGAGCAAGCGGTGATCGCCACGCTGCCGGTCGGTTACGGAGACGGATATTCTCGGCTTTTGTCAGGCAAGGCGCAAGTCCTGATACGCGGGCAACGGGCGGCGGTCATCGGCCGCATCTGTATGGACCAGTGTATGGTCGATGTGACCGACGTCGAAGGCGTGTCGGTCGGCGATGAAGTGGTATTGTACGGCGGGCAGGGAGAAAATTTTATTTCACTGGATGAAGTAGCCGACTGGATGGGCACCATTTCTTATGAAGTGGCGTGCGCTCTCGGGAAACGCGTGCCGAGAACGTATGTCCTGTGA